A genomic window from Actinomycetota bacterium includes:
- a CDS encoding phosphotransacetylase family protein: MVSLYLISAAGLSGMHTVCIGLAMRMREEGLRVGYMKPLGYRYFQQEGKVTDEDAAFMRRTLELEDDLDDLCPVLLSPELVRSALKGERETEALRSRILEAHGRVSAGRDVVIIQGAFTSVQGRFLDLSAYQIAPLLGAKVLLVERFDDALMGDNVMAVRDDFGSGLIGVVFNMVAPNRESFVRELLAPRLEAEGIAVLGSLPRDRLLRSINVGDLAQQLGGRVLTGEQGLDELVEDVVVGAMGTEHALSIFRRHHNFCVVTGGDRSDIQLAAMEAGARCVVLSGNLYPTSIILSRAEELSVPVVLVGEDTFTAADRVEAIIRSARTHEPAKLERLRGLIEEHVDLARLYELAGIAAG, from the coding sequence ATGGTAAGCCTTTATCTCATCTCGGCCGCCGGGCTTTCGGGCATGCATACCGTGTGCATCGGCCTGGCGATGCGCATGCGCGAAGAGGGGCTCAGGGTGGGGTACATGAAGCCGCTGGGCTACCGCTATTTCCAGCAGGAGGGAAAGGTCACCGACGAGGACGCCGCCTTCATGCGCCGGACCCTCGAGCTCGAGGACGACCTCGACGACCTCTGCCCGGTCCTGCTGTCCCCGGAACTGGTGAGGTCCGCCCTGAAGGGCGAGCGCGAGACGGAAGCGCTGCGCTCGCGCATCCTGGAGGCCCACGGGCGCGTGAGCGCCGGCAGGGACGTGGTCATCATCCAGGGCGCCTTTACCTCCGTGCAGGGCAGGTTCCTGGACCTCTCCGCCTATCAGATCGCCCCTCTCCTGGGGGCAAAGGTGCTGCTGGTGGAGCGCTTCGACGACGCCCTCATGGGCGATAACGTCATGGCGGTGCGCGACGACTTCGGCTCCGGTCTCATCGGGGTGGTCTTCAACATGGTCGCTCCCAACCGCGAGAGCTTCGTCAGGGAGCTGCTGGCGCCTCGCCTGGAGGCGGAGGGGATCGCCGTCCTGGGCTCGCTGCCCCGCGACCGCCTGCTGCGTTCCATCAACGTGGGGGACCTGGCGCAGCAACTGGGAGGGCGCGTGCTCACCGGCGAGCAGGGCCTGGACGAGCTGGTGGAGGACGTGGTGGTGGGCGCCATGGGGACGGAGCACGCGCTCTCCATCTTCCGCCGGCATCACAACTTCTGCGTGGTGACGGGCGGGGACCGCAGCGACATCCAGCTCGCGGCCATGGAGGCCGGGGCGCGCTGCGTGGTGCTGTCCGGGAACCTCTACCCCACCAGCATCATCCTGAGCAGGGCGGAAGAGCTGAGCGTACCCGTGGTGCTGGTGGGCGAGGACACCTTCACCGCCGCCGACCGTGTGGAGGCGATCATCCGCAGTGCCCGCACCCACGAGCCGGCCAAGCTCGAACGCCTGCGCGGACTGATCGAGGAGCACGTGGACCTCGCTCGGCTCTATGAGCTGGCCGGCATCGCCGCCGGATAG
- a CDS encoding peptidoglycan DD-metalloendopeptidase family protein produces the protein MGNRVERKRIKIPGALLEFTLVMVLLSLMVMPSAPPAGADSVSEKKEQARQVEQQLRSLQAELNRLTSELNQTQSRLASVEAKIEANQVRLQQAEAEYRRWQGILSDRLVAMYKEGNTSALDVLLECDDFETFVNSYSYMMRIGSHDAETIQATRDLMAEIKARRAELEGARAEYQAYSNSLQSQRSAVQSKLNEQKALLAGIDAEVASLLSRRYGGGGGGGGGGGTGWNIGPVNGLYFPVAGPHSYVNDWGAPRSVGRTHKGCDIMADYGTPCVAITSGTVVQRRGGNAGLYVFLYGDNGHLYYYMHLQSYGASGRVSAGQVIGYVGDTGNARGCPHLHFEWHPNGGAAVNPYPLLVAIDR, from the coding sequence GTGGGAAACCGGGTGGAGAGAAAGAGGATAAAAATACCAGGGGCCTTGCTCGAGTTCACCCTCGTGATGGTGCTCCTGTCCCTGATGGTGATGCCGTCCGCCCCTCCCGCGGGGGCGGATTCCGTCAGCGAGAAGAAGGAACAGGCGCGCCAGGTGGAGCAGCAGCTCAGATCCCTGCAGGCGGAGCTGAACCGGCTGACCTCCGAGCTCAACCAGACCCAGTCGCGCTTGGCTTCGGTGGAGGCGAAGATAGAGGCGAATCAGGTGCGGCTGCAGCAGGCGGAGGCGGAATACCGGCGCTGGCAGGGCATACTCTCGGACCGCCTGGTGGCCATGTACAAGGAGGGCAACACCTCCGCCCTGGACGTCCTCCTCGAATGCGACGACTTCGAGACCTTCGTCAACTCCTATTCCTACATGATGCGCATCGGCAGCCACGACGCCGAGACCATCCAGGCCACCCGCGACCTCATGGCGGAGATAAAGGCGAGGAGGGCGGAGCTGGAGGGAGCCAGGGCCGAGTACCAGGCCTATTCCAACAGCCTCCAGAGCCAGAGGAGCGCGGTGCAGAGCAAGCTCAACGAGCAGAAGGCCCTCCTCGCCGGCATCGACGCGGAGGTGGCCTCCCTTCTCAGCAGGCGCTACGGTGGTGGCGGGGGAGGGGGCGGAGGAGGCGGCACGGGCTGGAACATCGGCCCCGTCAACGGCCTCTATTTCCCCGTCGCCGGGCCTCACAGCTACGTCAACGACTGGGGCGCGCCGCGCTCCGTGGGGCGCACCCACAAGGGGTGCGACATCATGGCCGATTACGGCACACCCTGCGTGGCCATCACCAGCGGCACGGTGGTGCAGCGCAGGGGAGGCAACGCCGGGCTCTATGTCTTCCTCTACGGCGACAACGGGCACCTGTACTACTACATGCATCTCCAGAGCTACGGAGCATCGGGAAGGGTGAGCGCGGGGCAGGTGATAGGTTACGTAGGCGACACCGGCAACGCCCGCGGTTGTCCCCACCTGCACTTCGAGTGGCACCCCAACGGCGGCGCCGCGGTGAACCCCTACCCCCTCCTGGTGGCCATCGACCGCTGA